A region from the Prionailurus viverrinus isolate Anna chromosome E2, UM_Priviv_1.0, whole genome shotgun sequence genome encodes:
- the CLIP3 gene encoding CAP-Gly domain-containing linker protein 3 translates to MTKTDPAPMAPPLRGEEEEEEEEDELVPEAPSPTQERRQKPVVHPSAPAPLPKDYAFTFFDPNDPACQEILFDPQTTIPELFAIVRQWVPQVQHKIDVIGNEILRRGCHVNDRDGLTDMTLLHYACKAGAHGVGDPAAAVRLSQQLLALGADVTLRSRWTNMNALHYAAYFDVPDLVRVLLKGARPRVVNSTCSDFNHGSALHIAASNLCLGAAKCLLEHGANPALRNRKGQVPAEVVPDPMDMSLDKAEAALVAKELRTLLEEAVPLSCALPKVTLPNYDNVPGNLMLSALGLRLGDRVLLDGQKTGTLRFCGTTEFASGQWVGVELDEPEGKNDGSVGGVRYFICPPKQGLFASVSKISKVVDAPPSSVTSTPRTPRMDFSRVTGKGRREHKGKKKPPSSPSLGSLQQREGAKAEVGDQVLVAGQKQGIVRFYGKTDFAPGYWYGIELDQPTGKHDGSVFGVRYFTCPPRHGVFAPASRIQRIGGSTDPPGDNVGAKKVHQVTMTQPKRTFTTVRTPKDIASENSISRLLFCCWFPWMLRAEMQS, encoded by the exons ATGACTAAGACAGATCCCGCTCCCATGGCCCCCCCACTACgcggggaggaagaagaagaggaggaagaggatgagcTGGTCCCtgaggcccccagccccacccaggagCGCCGGCAGAAGCCTGTTGTGCACCCCTCGgcacctgcccccctccccaaggaCTACG CCTTCACGTTCTTCGACCCCAATGACCCGGCGTGCCAGGAGATTCTTTTTGACCCGCAGACCACCATCCCTGAGCTGTTCGCCATCGTGCGCCAGTGGGTGCCCCAAGTCCAGCACAAGATTGATGTCATCGGCAATGAG ATTCTGCGTCGAGGCTGCCATGTGAATGACCGTGATGGGCTGACCGACATGACACTGCTCCACTATGCATGCAAGGCTGGAGCCCATGGAGTCG GGGACCCTGCGGCGGCTGTGCGCCTTTCACAGCAGCTACTGGCGCTGGGTGCGGACGTAACACTGCGCAGCCGCTGGACCAACATGAATGCGCTTCACTACGCTGCCTACTTCGACGTTCCCGACCTTGTGCGCGTGCTGCTGAAGGGCGCCCGGCCGAGAG TGGTGAACTCCACGTGCAGTGACTTCAACCACGGCTCAGCCCTGCACATCGCTGCCTCCAACCTGTGCCTGGGCGCAGCCAAATGTTTGCTGGAGCATGGTGCCAACCCGGCGCTGCGG AACCGAAAGGGACAGGTGCCAGCAGAGGTGGTCCCAGACCCCATGGACATGTCCCTGGACAAGGCAGAGGCAGCGCTGGTGGCCAAGGAGCTGCGAACACTGCTGGAGGAGGCTGTACCACTCTCCTGTGCCCTCCCCAAGGTCACACTACCCAACTATGACAACGTCCCAGGCAATCTCATGCTCAGTGCATTGGGCCTGCGTCTGGGAGACCGCGTGCTGCTGGATGGCCAGAAG ACGGGCACACTTCGGTTCTGCGGGACCACGGAGTTCGCCAGTGGCCAGTGGGTGGGCGTGGAGCTGGATGAACCCGAGGGCAAGAATGATGGCAGTGTTGGGGGTGTCCGGTACTTCATCTGCCCTCCCAAGCAGG GTCTCTTTGCCTCTGTGTCCAAGATCTCCAAAGTAGTGGATGCACCCCCCTCATCAGTCACCTCCACACCTCGGACTCCTCGGATGGACTTTTCCCGTGTCACTGGGAAAGGCCGCAGGGAACATAAAG GCAAGAAGAAGCCCCCGTCATCCCCATCTCTGGGGAGCCTGCAGCAGCGAGAGGGAGCCAAGGCTGAGGTTGGAGACCAAGTCCTTGTTGCTGGCCAGAAGCAAGGGATTGTGCGCTTCTATGGGAAGACAGACTTTGCCCCAG GTTACTGGTATGGCATTGAGCTAGACCAGCCCACTGGAAAGCATGATGGCTCTGTCTTCGGTGTCCGGTACTTTACCTGTCCCCCGCGGCATGGAGTCTTTGCACCAGCATCCCGAATTCAGAG GATTGGTGGATCCACTGACCCCCCTGGGGACAATGTGGGAGCCAAAAAAGTGCATCAAGTGACAA TGACACAGCCCAAACGCACTTTCACGACAGTCCGGACCCCAAAGGACATCGCATCAGAGAACTCCATCTCCAG GTTGCTCTTCTGCTG